In Hyphomicrobium denitrificans ATCC 51888, the DNA window CAAGCGCGACAAGTTCCATGTAGACGGCGCGCGTGCAGAGCGCTTCGAGCCGGCCGCGCACAAGCACATAAGGTTTCAGTCCGCTATCGGGTTCGCTCTCTTGGAAGCGAAGCGGATGAGCGGCATCGACCGTGACGACATCGTCGACATTGGTGCGGAAGGTCAAAGCCTGATCGCGGCCTTCACCTGAAGCCGCCAACTCGACGGCAAGAAACGGCGCGTCCTCGACATCGACATCGATTTTCTCGGCCGGCGTTACGAGATAGGTTTTGCCGTCGTCGTCTTTTCTCAGAATACTCGCGAAGAGCTTGACCAGCGCGATGCGGCCGATCGGGCTGCCTTGGTAAAGCCAAACGCCGTCACGGCGAATGCTCATTCCGATACTGCCGCAGTAGGGCGGGTTCCATTTGTCGACGGGTCGCGCGCCCGCCTCGCCGCTTTCTTTCGCCGCGCGAAGCAATGCATCCAGTCCTTGAGACGGCGAAGCGAACGTCTCCGTCATGGCGGCAAACTCATGAGTTTCATCCGATATCTGCCGCGCGGCGCAAGGCTGCCGAATTGCTACCTTATCCTAACGTAACATTCACTTGACCCTAGGAGGACCGGGCGGGATCGTCTAGGCTCAAGATGCTGCCGGGAACGCCGAAGCTCGGCCCGTTGTTTCCGTATGCGAAATCCGCACGAGATCTGCCCAGCGAGGCCATTCATTCCATGAGCAATGTCGTCGAGACTCACACCGATATCGTGCCACGGCTCGAAGCGGCGGCTGAACGCGTGCAGCGTGCGCACAAGGCCGCAGCGGCGGTGATCTTCGGTCAAGACCAGGTCATCGAACGGACGCTGATCACGATCTTATCGGGCGGGCATGCACTGCTGATCGGCGTGCCCGGTCTCGCCAAGACGCTGCTCGTCGAAACGCTTGGCAAAGTGCTCGGGCTCGACGCGAAGCGCATTCAGTTCACACCCGACTTGATGCCGTCGGATATCATCGGTTCGGAAGTGCTCGAAGACGAAGCGGGACGCGGGCGCTCGTTCCGCTTCATCAAAGGACCGATCTTCACTCAGCTGCTGATGGCTGACGAAATCAACCGCGCTTCGCCGAAGACGCAGTCGGCGCTGCTGCAGGCGATGCAGGAGCATCACGTTACCGTCGCCGGGCAGCGTCACGACACGCCCGCGCCGTTCCATGTTCTCGCGACGCAGAACCCGCTGGAGCAGGAAGGCACGTATCCCCTGCCTGAAGCGCAGCTCGACCGTTTCCTTCTGCAAATCGACGTCGGCTATCCCGATCTCAATGCCGAGCGGCGGATGCTGTACGCGACCACCGGCACCGACTCTGCGAAGGTCGAAGCCGTGATCTCGGCGCAGGATCTGATGGCGACGCAGCGGCTGGTCCGCCAGATTCCGGTTCCGGACAAGGTCGTCGAAGCAATCCTGAAGCTCGTGCGCTCGGCGCGTCCCGGCACCGGCGAGAACGCGGAGACCGATCGTTTCGTCGCCTGGGGTCCTGGCCCGCGCGCCAGCCAGGCTTTGATGCTCGCGGTTCGCGCGAAGGCTTTGATCGACGGACGCCTCGCGCCGTCCGTGGACGACGTCATCGCGCTCGCGGAACCGATCCTGAAACACCGCATGGCGCTGACGTTTGCTGCGCGCGCCGAGGGCGAAGATCTCAACCACATCATCGCGCGCCTCGCAGCGTCGGTGGAGTAATCACGAATGGCGGACGCCCGCGGGCATGGTTCCGGCATCAGCAACGGGAGCCGGCAGGTTCTGGCGCTCGAGCGCGAGGCGGTCGATCTCGTCGATCGCATGCCGGAACTGCTGATGGAGGCGGACCGCATCGCATCGACCGTCGCGCAGGGCATTCACGGCCGGCGACGCGCGGGGCCCGGTGAGACGTTCTGGCAATTCCGGCAATATCAAGCGGGCGAAAACGCGACGCTCGTCGATTGGCGGCGGTCAGCGAGTTCGGATCACTTGTATATCCGCGAGCGCGAGTGGGAGGCGGCGCATACGCTGCATCTCTGGCCGGACATTTCGGCGTCGACGAATTTCCAGAGCCACATCGCGCCGGTTTCGAAGCGCGACCGCGTGCTGGTGCTGACGCTCGCAGCAGCCGAACTTCTGGTGCGCGGCGGTGAGCGCGTGGCGCTGCTCGCGCAGATGTCGCCGACCGCAAGCCGCAACGCTGCGACGCGCATCGCCGAGACGATTGCCAGCCACAGCCGCTCCGAAGCGATGCAATCGGGTCTACCGCCGAAGGCTTCGCTCAGCCGCTTTTCGGGGTTGATCCTGTTCAGCGATTTCCTATCGCCGCCGGACGTCATCCGCGAACGGCTCGAAGGTTTCGCGGGCAACGGCGTCGCCGGGCATATGGTGCAGGTGCTCGATCCCGCCGAAGAGACGCTGCCGTATCATGGACGCACCGAATTCCTGAGCCCATCCGGCGGCGAGCGATGGGTAGCGGATCGCGTCGAAGCGCTGCGTCCGAAATATCGCGCGCGTTTCGAAGCGCATCGCGCCGAGCTTGCCGAGATGGCGAAGCGGTTCGGCTGGTCGTTCCTCACGCATCACACCGATCGGCCTGCGTCGGAGCCGCTCTTGTCGCTGCTGATGCGGCTTCAGGGTTCGACGAGCGGCTATAAGTGGATGGCGGGAAGCTCGGATGCGATGGAGCGCGCGCCATGAGCTTCGGCCCGCTCGCATTTCTCAATCCCTGGCTGCTGGCGGCGCTCGTCACGCTGCCGATCATCTATTGGCTGCTGCGCGCGGTGCCGCCGCGCCCGACGCAAGTTCAATTTCCGCCGACGCGCATTCTGGTCGGGCTCGAGAACGATGAGAAGACTGCAGAAAAAACGCCGTGGTGGCTGACGCTGATCCGGTTGATCGCGGCGACGCTCGTCATCCTGGCGCTGGCGGAGCCCATTCTCAATCCGTCGCGCGACGCGGCGCTCTCGGGTGAAGGTCCTGTCGTCGTCTTCGTCGACAACGGCTGGTCAGCGGCGTCGCGGTGGCCGGAACGCGTTCAGATGATTGACCGGATCATCGGCGAAGCGGAAAGCAAGGGCCGTCCGGTGATCGTCGCGGGAACGGCGGCGGCGACGCGATTGCCCGTGCTCAAGATTCAATCTCCGGCGGAAGCGCGGAGCACGGCTGCAGCGCTTGTGCCTGAACCCTTCGCGCCGGATCGCGGTGCGGCTGCCGAGGCTCTGAGGAAGGCGCTTGCTGAAGCAAGCGTCAAAAATCCAAGCATCGTCTGGCTGCAAGACGGCATCGATCACAAGTCGGACGTCGCCGGGGTTGTAAAGACGCTTACCGAACTCGCGGGCAATGGAACGATCGCCGTTCTCGACGAGGCGCAGGGACGCGAGGCACTCGGCCTTGCAGCGCATCTCGGCGAGAAGGGAAAGCTCGAAGCGACCGTTCTGTCGCCGGGCGGTCCTGCGCGAACGGGCAGCGTGTATGCCTATTCCGCGCGCAGCGAGCGCCTTGGGGAAACCCCGTTCAAGTTCGCGGCGGGCGAGCGTTCGACGACCGTCGTCTTCGAGCTGCCGCTCGAATTGCGCAATCAGGTGGCGCGGCTGGAGATCGCGAGCGAGCGATCGGCGGGATCGGTCAGCCTGATCGATGCCGCGACGCAGTGGCATCGCGTCGGGCTTTTGTCGGGTGAAAGCCGCGAGGAGGCGCAGCCGCTGCTGGCGCCGCTCTATTACATCGAGAAGGCGCTCAAGCCGTACGCGGATATCGCGATCGCCAAGAATGCGAACCTGTCCGACGGCCTCGATAGCGTTTTCAAGCAGAACATTTCAGTGCTGATGCTCGCAGATATCGGCACGCTGACGGGCGAAGCGGCGAAGAAAGTCGACGACTTCGTCAAGCGCGGCGGTCTGCTCGTGCGCTTCGCCGGGCCGCGTCTCGAAAAAGCGGGCGATGACTTGTTGCCAGTTGCGCTTCGCAGCGGCGGGCGGTCGCTCGGCGGCGCACTGTCGTGGTCGACGCCACAACCGCTCGCGGGATTTGACGAGAACAGTCCTTTCGCGGGGCTCACCATTCCCAAGGACGTGACGATCAACCGTCAGGTTTTGGCAGATCCCGCCGAACT includes these proteins:
- a CDS encoding DUF1285 domain-containing protein — translated: MTETFASPSQGLDALLRAAKESGEAGARPVDKWNPPYCGSIGMSIRRDGVWLYQGSPIGRIALVKLFASILRKDDDGKTYLVTPAEKIDVDVEDAPFLAVELAASGEGRDQALTFRTNVDDVVTVDAAHPLRFQESEPDSGLKPYVLVRGRLEALCTRAVYMELVALAEANDEDVEAVGVWSGGVWWPLSAGASSAVTRK
- a CDS encoding AAA family ATPase, which gives rise to MSNVVETHTDIVPRLEAAAERVQRAHKAAAAVIFGQDQVIERTLITILSGGHALLIGVPGLAKTLLVETLGKVLGLDAKRIQFTPDLMPSDIIGSEVLEDEAGRGRSFRFIKGPIFTQLLMADEINRASPKTQSALLQAMQEHHVTVAGQRHDTPAPFHVLATQNPLEQEGTYPLPEAQLDRFLLQIDVGYPDLNAERRMLYATTGTDSAKVEAVISAQDLMATQRLVRQIPVPDKVVEAILKLVRSARPGTGENAETDRFVAWGPGPRASQALMLAVRAKALIDGRLAPSVDDVIALAEPILKHRMALTFAARAEGEDLNHIIARLAASVE
- a CDS encoding DUF58 domain-containing protein, producing the protein MADARGHGSGISNGSRQVLALEREAVDLVDRMPELLMEADRIASTVAQGIHGRRRAGPGETFWQFRQYQAGENATLVDWRRSASSDHLYIREREWEAAHTLHLWPDISASTNFQSHIAPVSKRDRVLVLTLAAAELLVRGGERVALLAQMSPTASRNAATRIAETIASHSRSEAMQSGLPPKASLSRFSGLILFSDFLSPPDVIRERLEGFAGNGVAGHMVQVLDPAEETLPYHGRTEFLSPSGGERWVADRVEALRPKYRARFEAHRAELAEMAKRFGWSFLTHHTDRPASEPLLSLLMRLQGSTSGYKWMAGSSDAMERAP